Proteins encoded by one window of Chryseobacterium aquaeductus:
- a CDS encoding HU family DNA-binding protein, which produces MNKSELIDAIAKDAGITKVAAKAALESFISNVTTTLKAKDGKVSLVGFGTFSVSERAARQGINPATKKPIKIAAKTVAKFKAGADLATAVSGVKKK; this is translated from the coding sequence ATGAACAAGTCTGAATTAATCGACGCAATCGCAAAAGATGCAGGTATCACCAAGGTTGCAGCAAAAGCAGCATTAGAATCTTTTATTTCTAACGTTACAACAACTCTTAAAGCAAAAGACGGAAAAGTATCTCTAGTAGGATTCGGTACTTTCTCTGTATCTGAAAGAGCTGCGAGACAAGGTATCAACCCTGCAACGAAAAAGCCAATCAAAATTGCTGCTAAAACTGTAGCTAAATTTAAAGCTGGTGCAGATTTGGCAACTGCGGTATCTGGAGTAAAAAAGAAATAA
- a CDS encoding aminotransferase class IV, which translates to MDNTYFTSEEIHLKNRAFLLGDAVKVSFFVRNSRLIMDEECYFFLMASMRKMRMNIPLTYTLEFFQNLFNEKVIQERAVKNGIINFLVYRNNDGLTLSKSSISYFFEVSELDDVLNLHARSLELDVIKEINVNNNLLSNIRVHCPENIYAGIYAQENDLDDVILLNPNKRVARSTFGNLLLLEGNIIKIPKHSEGAYISPLLENFVTFIHKNNLADIQEHEIIAFESQKAEEILLISDEKGVFSVGKIRNKAFEKNRFLEWVEGWKNSFSN; encoded by the coding sequence TTGGACAATACTTATTTTACTTCAGAAGAAATTCATCTGAAAAACAGAGCATTCCTTTTGGGAGATGCAGTGAAAGTTTCGTTTTTTGTAAGAAATTCTCGTCTGATAATGGATGAAGAATGCTACTTTTTCCTCATGGCTTCTATGCGAAAGATGAGAATGAATATTCCTCTCACCTATACTTTGGAGTTTTTTCAAAATCTCTTTAATGAAAAAGTAATTCAGGAAAGAGCGGTAAAAAATGGAATTATCAATTTTCTGGTGTATAGAAATAATGACGGACTTACTTTGTCAAAATCTTCCATTTCATATTTCTTCGAGGTCAGTGAATTGGATGATGTTCTTAATCTCCATGCGAGATCTTTAGAATTGGATGTGATTAAGGAAATCAACGTTAATAATAATCTACTGAGCAACATCAGAGTGCATTGCCCGGAAAATATCTATGCAGGAATTTACGCTCAGGAAAATGATTTGGATGATGTGATTCTTTTAAATCCAAACAAAAGAGTGGCGCGTTCTACTTTCGGAAATTTGTTGTTATTGGAAGGAAATATTATTAAAATCCCCAAACATTCTGAAGGAGCTTACATATCGCCATTGCTGGAAAATTTTGTTACTTTTATTCATAAAAATAATTTAGCAGACATTCAGGAGCATGAGATTATTGCTTTTGAATCTCAGAAGGCTGAAGAGATTTTGTTGATTTCCGATGAAAAAGGAGTTTTTTCAGTAGGGAAAATCAGGAATAAAGCATTCGAAAAAAACCGTTTTCTGGAGTGGGTAGAAGGTTGGAAGAATAGTTTCTCCAACTAA
- a CDS encoding pyruvate dehydrogenase complex E1 component subunit beta, which yields MAEYTFREVIAQAMSEEMRKDESIFLMGEEVADYNGAYKASKGMLDEFGAKRVIDTPIAELGFTGIAVGAAMNGNRPIVEYMTFNFALVGIDQIINNAAKIRQMSGGQWNCPIVFRGPTASAGQLGATHSQAFENWFANVPGLKVVVPSNPYDAKGLLKTAIQDNDPVIFMESEQMYGDKMEIPEEEYYLPIGKAEIKREGTDVTLVSFGKIMKLAIQAAEDMAKEGISVEVIDLRTVRPLDFDTVLTSVKKTNRLVILEEAWPFGSVSSEITYMVQQKAFDYLDAPIKRITTPDAPAPYSAALFAEWFPKLEKIKEEIKKAMYIKS from the coding sequence ATGGCAGAATATACTTTTCGTGAAGTGATTGCGCAGGCAATGAGTGAGGAAATGCGTAAAGACGAATCCATTTTTCTAATGGGAGAAGAAGTTGCAGATTACAATGGTGCATACAAAGCTTCTAAAGGAATGTTGGATGAGTTTGGTGCTAAACGTGTAATCGATACACCTATTGCAGAGCTTGGTTTTACCGGTATCGCTGTGGGTGCTGCAATGAATGGTAACAGACCGATCGTAGAATATATGACGTTCAATTTTGCACTTGTGGGAATTGATCAGATTATCAACAACGCAGCAAAAATCCGCCAGATGAGTGGTGGGCAGTGGAATTGCCCGATCGTTTTCCGTGGTCCTACAGCTTCTGCAGGTCAGTTGGGTGCTACGCATTCTCAGGCTTTCGAAAACTGGTTCGCAAACGTACCTGGTCTCAAAGTGGTAGTTCCTTCAAATCCTTATGATGCGAAAGGTTTATTAAAAACTGCGATTCAGGATAATGATCCTGTAATTTTCATGGAATCTGAACAGATGTACGGAGACAAAATGGAAATTCCTGAAGAAGAATATTACTTGCCAATAGGAAAAGCTGAGATAAAAAGAGAAGGTACAGATGTTACTTTAGTTTCATTCGGGAAAATCATGAAATTAGCAATTCAGGCAGCTGAAGATATGGCTAAAGAAGGTATTTCTGTTGAAGTGATCGATTTGAGAACGGTTCGTCCTTTAGATTTTGATACGGTTTTAACTTCAGTAAAGAAGACAAACAGATTAGTGATTTTAGAAGAAGCTTGGCCATTTGGTTCTGTATCTTCAGAAATTACTTATATGGTACAGCAAAAAGCATTCGATTATTTGGATGCACCGATAAAAAGAATTACAACGCCAGATGCACCTGCACCATATTCAGCAGCATTGTTTGCAGAGTGGTTTCCTAAACTTGAAAAAATAAAAGAGGAAATAAAAAAAGCAATGTATATCAAGTCATAG
- a CDS encoding OstA-like protein, with product MRIVFFIFLLFSTFTYAQDKPKLVQRDPFLQNPVKNQPQKSNTNNKINIRHADEISKNPLKYDGNQFFKGNVVLEHQGSILYADEVIVYEAENFVKAIGNVKLQNPDGSVITASEMEYDGNTQKGVARKNVVLNDPKGTIIKTETMYYDRVSNLAYYNTGGTINDGKSTTYSKSATYNLALRTINLTDNVRIEDKDYILDGINVVQNQNTNIVDINGPTTITNRKNPKNRIFTEKGTHNLNTKESFLNKNSRIYYNDKILTGDEMYYNQLTGFGKATGNVTLDDPLEKRYLKGGYGEIFEKKDSAMMTKSPYAVKILETDSLYFASEKILSYQKLDSTNVKKSYLRAFKKARIYKSNAQGRADSIAFNETDGVMHMYTNPILWSGEKQVTGDKVEAYFNTENENIDSLKVIGNGLAISKVDSLNMKDEFNQVKGKLMVVYYEGKDIKEVKVIGNAQSISYVDDVNEKTKEKERIGITLSSCGIINANFEEQALQIVSCSISAMSTNYPMSKIGPDQKKFPDFNWNTKDRIRKWQDILVDSPNYEEIKYESSDALFNQAQAIIDKAKAAEEAKKPKRVRK from the coding sequence ATGAGAATAGTCTTTTTTATATTCCTATTATTTTCTACTTTCACGTATGCACAAGACAAGCCTAAACTTGTGCAGAGAGACCCTTTTTTACAGAATCCTGTAAAAAATCAGCCACAGAAATCCAATACGAATAATAAAATAAACATCAGACATGCTGATGAGATTTCAAAAAATCCTCTGAAGTATGATGGTAACCAGTTTTTTAAAGGAAATGTGGTACTGGAACATCAAGGTTCCATATTATATGCTGACGAAGTAATTGTTTATGAAGCTGAAAACTTCGTGAAGGCTATAGGTAATGTCAAACTTCAAAATCCAGATGGCTCAGTAATCACCGCTTCTGAAATGGAGTATGATGGAAATACCCAAAAGGGGGTAGCAAGGAAAAATGTTGTTTTGAATGATCCCAAAGGTACCATAATAAAAACGGAGACCATGTATTACGACAGAGTCTCAAATCTTGCATATTACAACACTGGAGGAACCATCAATGATGGTAAAAGTACGACGTATTCAAAATCTGCAACTTACAATCTGGCATTGAGAACAATCAATTTGACAGATAACGTAAGAATTGAAGATAAAGATTATATTTTAGACGGAATCAATGTCGTTCAGAATCAAAATACCAATATTGTTGACATTAATGGTCCTACAACAATTACCAACAGGAAAAATCCAAAAAACAGAATTTTCACAGAAAAAGGTACACACAATCTGAATACTAAAGAATCTTTTTTGAATAAAAATTCAAGGATTTATTATAATGATAAGATTCTTACAGGAGACGAGATGTACTACAATCAGTTGACAGGTTTTGGAAAGGCGACTGGCAATGTAACTTTGGATGATCCTTTAGAAAAAAGATATTTGAAGGGTGGTTATGGTGAAATTTTCGAAAAGAAAGATTCTGCCATGATGACCAAAAGTCCTTACGCTGTAAAGATTCTTGAGACAGATTCGCTATATTTTGCTTCCGAAAAAATACTTTCTTACCAAAAATTAGATTCTACGAATGTTAAAAAAAGTTATTTAAGAGCATTTAAAAAAGCGAGAATTTACAAATCTAATGCACAGGGAAGAGCAGATTCTATAGCTTTTAATGAAACTGACGGAGTCATGCACATGTACACCAACCCAATCTTATGGAGCGGTGAAAAACAGGTGACAGGTGATAAAGTGGAAGCCTATTTCAACACCGAAAACGAAAACATAGATTCTTTGAAAGTTATCGGAAATGGTTTAGCAATAAGCAAAGTAGATTCTCTCAATATGAAGGATGAATTTAACCAAGTGAAAGGCAAGCTGATGGTGGTCTATTACGAAGGTAAAGACATCAAAGAAGTAAAAGTCATCGGAAATGCACAATCTATTTCGTACGTAGATGATGTGAATGAAAAAACCAAGGAAAAAGAAAGAATAGGAATTACGCTCTCATCGTGTGGAATAATCAATGCAAATTTCGAAGAGCAGGCTTTACAAATTGTTTCCTGCAGCATAAGTGCGATGTCTACCAACTATCCGATGAGTAAGATTGGTCCTGATCAAAAAAAGTTTCCGGATTTTAATTGGAATACCAAAGACCGAATAAGGAAATGGCAGGATATTCTCGTAGACTCCCCGAATTATGAAGAGATAAAATATGAATCATCAGACGCACTCTTCAATCAGGCTCAGGCAATTATTGATAAAGCGAAAGCCGCCGAAGAAGCTAAGAAACCAAAAAGGGTGAGGAAATAA
- a CDS encoding START-like domain-containing protein, whose amino-acid sequence MAKHKVHYEFPMHCLSEILYEYLASAEGLSEWFADDVIEKGDDFYFSWGGGSEEKATLIRYKPEGFVRFRWEEDEGTKNFFEMTITIDDITEDLALNITDFCEEGDEEENALYWENLIENLRIKLGAA is encoded by the coding sequence ATGGCGAAACATAAAGTCCATTACGAGTTCCCAATGCATTGTCTTTCAGAGATTTTGTATGAATATTTGGCTAGTGCTGAGGGGTTATCCGAGTGGTTTGCAGATGATGTAATAGAGAAAGGTGACGATTTCTATTTTAGTTGGGGTGGAGGTTCTGAAGAGAAAGCAACTTTGATCAGATATAAACCTGAAGGTTTCGTGCGTTTCAGATGGGAAGAAGATGAGGGTACCAAAAACTTCTTTGAAATGACGATTACCATAGATGATATTACAGAAGATCTGGCTCTTAATATTACAGACTTTTGTGAAGAAGGTGACGAAGAGGAAAATGCTTTGTACTGGGAAAACCTGATCGAAAATCTTAGAATAAAACTTGGTGCAGCTTAA
- a CDS encoding KUP/HAK/KT family potassium transporter → MADVIGGDHHLNLKKLSFVGVLVSLGIVFGDIGTSPLYVMKAIVNARKDGASMPFDEYIDGALSCIIWTLTLQTTLKYVIIALRADNKGEGGILSLYSLVKKLKKKWLYVVAIIGAATLVADSVITPSLTVMSAIEGLKIYNPQTPVVLITCFILFVVFVVQQFGTASIGKFFGPIMVIWFLTLGGFGAMHIFDHLEILKAFNPYYAYNLITHSPSALIIMGAVFLCTTGAEALYSDLGHCGKKNIQASWIFVKLMLILNYLGQGAWLLNNYQLVSKGINPFFGIMPEWAVLPGVILATLAAIIASQAVITGSFTMFSEAMSISFWPNQHIEYPSGIKGQMYIPRINWGLMALCFGVVIFFKESEKMEAAYGLTITITMLMTTVLLIYWLSRSRVNRLFIIGFGMVYIFLEAGFFYANVLKFLDGGWLTIVLGGFIAVCMYSWYNGRLIKATFINFVKIDKYVSVIKDMKLDETIPKYCTNLAYLSRAKRNDEIEAKIIYSIIKKQPKRADHYFILSIVNQEDPYTFKYTVDEILPGTIYKINFLLGFKVDRRINDYFNMVLKDLMAEGTIPSRSSHPSLRAHNIPPDLKYVIIDNTYINDILLTVKQKITLSLYNFVKYIGSDDFKAWGVTMHNVEVESAPLTEETISANKIAQSNFTRNQF, encoded by the coding sequence ATGGCAGACGTTATTGGTGGAGATCATCACCTAAACCTTAAAAAACTTTCATTTGTGGGAGTTCTTGTTTCACTCGGAATTGTTTTCGGTGATATTGGTACCTCACCGCTTTATGTAATGAAAGCGATTGTGAATGCAAGAAAAGACGGAGCCTCAATGCCATTTGATGAATATATAGATGGAGCACTTTCCTGTATCATCTGGACGCTTACTCTTCAGACTACTTTAAAATATGTCATTATTGCATTACGTGCAGACAACAAAGGTGAAGGTGGAATTTTGTCCCTTTATTCTTTGGTGAAAAAATTGAAGAAAAAGTGGTTATATGTTGTAGCAATTATTGGTGCAGCAACCTTGGTCGCAGATAGTGTAATAACACCTTCTCTTACGGTAATGTCAGCAATTGAAGGATTAAAAATTTACAACCCACAAACGCCTGTTGTTCTCATTACCTGTTTTATTTTGTTTGTAGTTTTTGTAGTACAACAATTCGGAACAGCTTCTATTGGAAAGTTTTTCGGACCTATTATGGTCATTTGGTTTCTGACTTTGGGTGGTTTTGGAGCTATGCATATTTTTGATCATTTAGAAATTTTAAAAGCATTTAATCCTTATTATGCATATAATTTAATCACGCATTCTCCAAGTGCATTGATTATTATGGGAGCCGTTTTTCTTTGTACAACGGGAGCAGAAGCTTTATATTCGGATTTGGGGCATTGCGGAAAAAAGAACATTCAGGCAAGCTGGATTTTTGTTAAATTAATGTTAATTTTAAATTATTTAGGACAAGGCGCGTGGCTTCTAAATAATTATCAATTGGTATCTAAAGGTATTAATCCTTTCTTCGGAATCATGCCTGAATGGGCAGTTTTGCCAGGTGTAATTTTAGCAACTTTGGCAGCAATTATTGCAAGTCAGGCGGTTATCACTGGTTCATTCACCATGTTTTCAGAAGCAATGTCAATCTCATTTTGGCCCAATCAACATATAGAATATCCTTCAGGAATTAAAGGGCAGATGTATATTCCCAGAATCAATTGGGGATTGATGGCGCTGTGTTTCGGTGTTGTTATATTCTTTAAAGAATCAGAAAAAATGGAGGCCGCATACGGTCTTACGATTACCATCACGATGTTGATGACCACAGTTTTACTTATCTATTGGCTGAGCAGATCTAGAGTGAATAGATTATTTATCATCGGGTTTGGTATGGTATATATATTTTTGGAAGCAGGATTTTTCTATGCAAACGTTCTTAAATTCTTGGATGGCGGTTGGTTGACTATCGTTCTCGGTGGATTTATAGCTGTTTGTATGTACTCTTGGTATAACGGCAGATTAATTAAAGCAACATTTATAAATTTCGTGAAAATAGATAAATATGTTTCTGTAATTAAAGATATGAAGCTTGATGAGACGATACCAAAATATTGTACCAACCTTGCGTATCTGAGCCGTGCAAAAAGAAATGATGAAATAGAGGCTAAAATTATATACTCTATTATAAAAAAACAACCCAAAAGAGCAGATCATTATTTTATATTGAGTATTGTAAATCAGGAAGATCCATATACTTTTAAATATACAGTAGATGAAATTCTGCCGGGAACAATTTATAAAATCAATTTTCTTTTAGGATTTAAAGTAGACAGAAGAATCAATGATTATTTCAACATGGTGCTGAAGGATTTGATGGCAGAAGGTACTATTCCTTCGCGAAGCAGCCACCCGTCGCTAAGAGCCCACAATATTCCGCCAGATTTAAAATATGTAATTATTGATAATACGTATATCAATGATATTCTTTTAACGGTAAAACAGAAAATCACATTAAGTTTATACAACTTTGTAAAGTATATAGGAAGTGACGATTTTAAAGCCTGGGGAGTTACGATGCACAATGTAGAAGTAGAATCTGCACCTTTGACGGAAGAAACAATCTCTGCAAATAAAATTGCGCAGTCCAATTTTACAAGAAATCAGTTTTAG
- a CDS encoding Fur family transcriptional regulator, which produces MDTLQKENNITLIKDVLRNYLLEKGFRNTPERYTILEEIYNMDHHFNVDDLYLLMMQKKYHVSKATIYNTIEIFLDAGLIRKHQFGEKTLTSSSYEKSYFDKQHDHLVIYKKGSDKEIEEIIEFCDPRIQGIKEAIEEAFGVKIDSHSLYFYGKKND; this is translated from the coding sequence ATGGATACTTTACAAAAAGAAAATAATATAACCTTAATAAAAGATGTTTTAAGAAATTACCTTTTAGAGAAAGGTTTTCGTAACACACCGGAACGATACACTATTTTAGAGGAAATCTACAATATGGATCACCATTTTAATGTAGATGATCTCTATTTGCTTATGATGCAAAAGAAATATCATGTTTCTAAAGCGACGATCTACAATACGATAGAGATCTTTCTTGATGCAGGATTAATTCGTAAACATCAATTTGGTGAAAAAACATTAACTTCTTCGTCTTACGAGAAATCTTATTTCGATAAACAGCATGATCATTTGGTGATTTACAAAAAAGGTTCTGATAAAGAAATCGAAGAGATTATTGAGTTTTGCGACCCAAGGATTCAAGGGATCAAAGAGGCGATTGAAGAAGCTTTTGGTGTAAAGATCGATTCTCATTCGCTGTATTTTTATGGTAAAAAGAATGACTAA
- a CDS encoding YqgE/AlgH family protein, whose protein sequence is MNYSYKGKILISTPDISGDIFSRSVVLIVEHNESSAFGLILNKKNAKMSNRFKNFFDFKIEVYDGGPVENDKVFFIIKGKKLLETYIEINKEFYITEDIETVMNLVLSKKLSMNDVKIFSGYSGWGALQLDSEIKRKLWTVVDVYNLDYTLPNDQTLWKSIMQNLGGEYLLWANAPEDISLN, encoded by the coding sequence ATGAATTACTCATACAAAGGTAAAATATTAATTTCCACGCCTGATATTTCCGGAGATATTTTTTCCAGATCGGTAGTGCTTATCGTAGAACATAATGAAAGTTCAGCTTTTGGTTTGATTTTGAATAAGAAGAATGCAAAAATGAGTAATCGATTCAAGAATTTCTTTGATTTTAAAATCGAGGTTTATGATGGTGGTCCTGTAGAAAATGACAAAGTTTTTTTTATTATTAAAGGGAAAAAACTTCTGGAGACTTACATTGAAATCAACAAAGAATTCTACATTACGGAAGATATAGAAACGGTAATGAATTTGGTTCTCAGCAAAAAATTATCTATGAATGATGTGAAAATATTTTCAGGATATTCCGGCTGGGGAGCTTTGCAGCTAGATAGTGAGATAAAGCGAAAATTGTGGACGGTAGTAGATGTCTACAATCTGGATTACACGCTCCCAAATGATCAAACCTTATGGAAATCGATCATGCAAAACCTTGGGGGAGAATATCTTCTTTGGGCAAATGCACCAGAAGACATTTCACTCAATTGA
- a CDS encoding aspartate aminotransferase family protein, whose amino-acid sequence MQKDFFKYQAQTTQFAAGFEVEKAEGSYIFGKNGRKYLDFVAGVSANTLGHSHPKIVNAIKEQADKYLHVMVYGEYAQEKPVELCRLLAEATPDPLEITYLVNSGAEAIDGSLKLAKRYTGREEIVSFKNSYHGNTHGALSVSGNEFHKREFRPLLPMISFIEFNNENDFEKITEKTACVILETIQGAAGFLVPNVDYLVKLKKRCEEVGALLILDEIQPGFGRTGKLFSFEHFGIVPDILVMGKGMGGGVPVGAFMSSKKIMETLSHSPKLGHITTFGGNPLIAAASHATLKEVLESGLMNEVAEKEELFRKLLVHPKIKNINGKGLMLAVNLGTPEFTLDVAKRCMEKGLIVFWQLYRNEYLRISPPLTISKDEIAEGCKIILDVLNEN is encoded by the coding sequence ATGCAAAAAGATTTTTTTAAATATCAGGCGCAAACTACACAGTTTGCAGCAGGTTTTGAAGTAGAAAAAGCGGAGGGAAGTTATATCTTTGGGAAAAACGGGAGAAAATATCTGGACTTTGTGGCAGGGGTTTCTGCGAACACGTTAGGACATTCTCATCCTAAAATTGTGAATGCCATCAAAGAGCAGGCTGACAAATATCTTCACGTAATGGTGTATGGAGAATACGCTCAGGAAAAACCTGTCGAATTGTGCAGATTATTAGCAGAAGCTACTCCTGATCCTTTAGAAATTACGTATCTAGTCAACAGTGGGGCAGAAGCCATTGACGGAAGTTTAAAATTAGCCAAAAGATATACCGGAAGAGAAGAAATCGTCTCATTCAAAAATTCCTACCACGGAAATACTCACGGAGCATTAAGTGTTTCCGGAAACGAATTTCATAAAAGAGAATTCCGTCCTTTATTACCGATGATTTCTTTTATTGAATTTAATAATGAAAATGACTTCGAGAAAATCACAGAAAAAACCGCTTGTGTAATTCTCGAAACCATTCAGGGAGCGGCAGGGTTTTTAGTTCCGAACGTAGATTATTTGGTTAAATTAAAAAAGAGATGTGAAGAAGTGGGTGCTCTTTTGATTTTAGATGAAATTCAGCCAGGCTTCGGAAGAACAGGAAAGCTGTTTTCGTTCGAACATTTCGGGATTGTACCTGATATTCTGGTGATGGGAAAAGGAATGGGAGGCGGAGTTCCCGTAGGAGCTTTTATGAGTTCAAAAAAAATCATGGAGACCTTATCTCATTCTCCAAAATTGGGTCACATTACAACTTTCGGAGGAAATCCTTTGATTGCAGCGGCTTCCCACGCAACTTTAAAAGAAGTTTTAGAAAGCGGATTGATGAATGAGGTGGCAGAAAAAGAAGAACTTTTCAGAAAGCTGTTGGTACACCCAAAAATTAAAAATATCAACGGTAAAGGTTTAATGTTGGCAGTTAACCTTGGTACACCAGAATTTACTTTAGATGTTGCTAAAAGATGCATGGAAAAAGGCCTGATCGTTTTTTGGCAGCTTTATCGAAATGAATATCTCAGAATTTCGCCACCATTGACGATTTCAAAAGATGAAATTGCTGAAGGTTGTAAGATTATTCTTGATGTGTTAAACGAAAACTAA
- the pdxH gene encoding pyridoxamine 5'-phosphate oxidase produces MENLHDKRKIYEKSQLIESEIKENPIEQFRDWFIEASANPTVSEANAMAVSTLEDDGCPRTRMVLLKEYTYEGFIFYTNYNSRKGKSIEKHHKGCLHFFWPGLERQIIIKANLEKIAENLSDGYFHSRPKGSQLGAAVSPQSEVIPDRNFLEVKLKELEVQFENTEVPRPENWGGYIAKPYEIEFWQGRPNRLHDRIIYTFNGLDWEISRLAP; encoded by the coding sequence ATGGAAAACCTTCACGATAAGAGAAAAATTTATGAAAAATCTCAACTTATTGAAAGTGAGATAAAAGAGAATCCTATTGAGCAGTTCAGAGATTGGTTTATAGAAGCGTCAGCAAATCCTACAGTTTCAGAAGCAAATGCAATGGCGGTTTCTACCCTTGAAGACGATGGCTGCCCAAGAACAAGAATGGTTTTGCTAAAAGAATATACATACGAAGGTTTTATTTTTTATACAAATTACAACAGCCGAAAAGGAAAATCCATAGAAAAACATCATAAGGGATGTTTGCATTTTTTCTGGCCCGGATTAGAGAGACAGATTATCATTAAAGCTAATCTTGAAAAAATCGCAGAAAACTTAAGTGATGGATATTTTCATTCTAGACCAAAAGGAAGTCAATTGGGTGCGGCAGTTTCTCCGCAAAGCGAAGTGATTCCTGATAGAAATTTTTTGGAAGTTAAATTAAAAGAACTTGAAGTTCAGTTTGAAAATACTGAAGTTCCAAGGCCTGAAAATTGGGGCGGTTATATTGCAAAACCCTATGAAATTGAATTCTGGCAAGGAAGACCCAATAGACTTCATGATAGAATCATCTATACATTCAATGGTCTGGATTGGGAGATCTCGAGATTAGCACCATAA